A window from Actimicrobium sp. CCC2.4 encodes these proteins:
- the lgt gene encoding prolipoprotein diacylglyceryl transferase: MLIHPMPDPIAIHLGPLAIRWYGLMYLAAFAQFILLGRLRIKQAHIAVMGWKKEDLDDMLFYGVLGVVIGGRLGEVLFYNPAFYFSNPLEIFMVWKGGMSFHGGFLGVLLAMAIWSRRRGRHLMDVMDFIAPLVPLGYAFGRIGNFINAELPGRIADASLPWAMIWPNVDNLPRHPSPLYQALVDGLLLFIVLWLYARKARPRMAVSGLFALGYGCARFFTEYFRTPDYLVPLGPVTISAGQMLSVPMIVLGIVLLVIAYRSQKVAS, from the coding sequence ATGCTGATCCATCCGATGCCGGACCCGATTGCCATCCACCTTGGCCCGCTGGCAATTCGCTGGTACGGACTGATGTATCTGGCCGCCTTTGCCCAATTCATCCTGCTCGGCCGGCTGCGCATCAAGCAGGCCCACATTGCCGTGATGGGCTGGAAAAAAGAAGACCTCGATGACATGCTGTTTTATGGCGTGCTTGGTGTCGTCATTGGTGGCCGGCTTGGCGAAGTCCTGTTTTATAACCCTGCCTTTTATTTCAGCAATCCGCTCGAGATCTTCATGGTCTGGAAAGGCGGCATGTCCTTCCACGGCGGCTTTCTTGGCGTGCTGCTGGCAATGGCGATCTGGAGTCGCCGGCGCGGCCGCCATCTGATGGATGTGATGGATTTCATTGCGCCGCTGGTGCCGCTGGGTTACGCGTTTGGCCGCATCGGCAATTTCATTAACGCTGAACTGCCTGGCCGTATCGCCGATGCGTCGCTGCCGTGGGCGATGATCTGGCCGAATGTCGATAACCTGCCGCGCCATCCGTCGCCGCTCTATCAGGCGCTGGTTGATGGCCTGCTGCTGTTCATCGTGCTGTGGCTGTATGCGCGCAAGGCACGACCGCGCATGGCGGTCAGCGGCCTGTTCGCGCTGGGCTACGGCTGCGCCCGCTTCTTCACGGAATACTTCCGCACACCCGATTATCTGGTCCCGCTCGGACCGGTGACGATCTCGGCCGGACAGATGTTGTCGGTGCCCATGATCGTGCTGGGCATCGTGTTACTTGTGATCGCTTACCGCAGCCAGAAAGTCGCCTCCTGA